In a single window of the Chloroflexota bacterium genome:
- a CDS encoding DUF433 domain-containing protein, with amino-acid sequence MTIATRASRKRTPKRRRAKTTPNGAHIISTPGICGGRPRIVKHRITVENVVIWHERMGQSADEIAADYDLTLAEVYAAIAYYYDHRVEVDKSIRAGEAYANAMRVSIPSKVQAKLSGRQN; translated from the coding sequence ATGACAATCGCTACTCGCGCTTCACGCAAACGCACCCCAAAACGCCGCCGGGCGAAGACCACGCCAAATGGCGCACATATCATTTCCACGCCCGGCATTTGCGGCGGCAGGCCGCGCATTGTCAAGCATCGCATCACCGTGGAAAATGTGGTGATCTGGCATGAGCGGATGGGGCAAAGCGCCGATGAGATTGCCGCCGACTACGACCTGACCTTGGCCGAAGTCTATGCAGCGATTGCCTACTACTACGACCACCGGGTTGAAGTAGACAAATCTATTCGGGCTGGTGAAGCTTATGCCAACGCCATGCGCGTTTCCATTCCCTCTAAAGTTCAGGCAAAGCTGAGTGGCCGACAGAATTAA